One window from the genome of Enterobacter asburiae encodes:
- a CDS encoding glycoside-pentoside-hexuronide (GPH):cation symporter, whose product MDNNKLSVKEKIGYGMGDAGCNIIFGAIMLFVNYFYTDIFGLAPALVGVLLLSVRVIDAVTDPIMGAIADRTRSKYGRFRPWLLWIAFPYALFSILMFTTPEWSYNSKVIYAFVTYFLLSLTYTAINIPYCSLGGVITNDPKERVACQSYRFVLVGIATLLLSLTLLPMADWFGGDNKAKGYQMAMTVLALIGTCMFLFCFTTVRERVRPAVQTNDELKNDLKDVWKNDQWVRILLLTLCNVCPGFIRMAATMYYVTWVMGQSTHFATLFISLGVVGMMLGSVLAKVLTDRWCKLKVFFWTNIVLAMFSCAFYFFDPKATVTIVVLYFLLNILHQIPSPLHWSLMADVDDYGEWKTGKRITGISFSGNIFFLKLGLAIAGAMVGFLLSWYGYDAGAKAQSADAINGIVLLFTVIPGVGYLITAGVVRLLKVDRETMKQIQSDLEKRRSNYRELNDYQELKAAETK is encoded by the coding sequence ATGGATAACAACAAACTGTCTGTAAAAGAAAAGATCGGCTATGGAATGGGTGACGCGGGATGCAACATCATCTTCGGCGCCATCATGTTGTTTGTTAACTATTTCTATACGGATATTTTTGGCCTCGCGCCTGCGCTGGTCGGCGTGCTGCTGCTGTCCGTCCGCGTGATTGACGCCGTAACGGACCCGATTATGGGGGCGATTGCCGACCGTACCCGCAGTAAATATGGCCGGTTTCGTCCATGGCTGCTGTGGATTGCGTTCCCCTACGCGCTGTTCAGCATCCTGATGTTCACCACGCCAGAGTGGAGCTATAACAGCAAAGTTATCTATGCCTTTGTCACCTACTTCCTGTTGTCGCTGACCTACACGGCAATCAACATTCCCTACTGCTCGCTCGGCGGGGTGATCACCAACGATCCGAAAGAGCGCGTCGCCTGCCAGTCGTATCGCTTCGTGCTGGTCGGCATCGCCACGCTACTGCTGTCTCTGACGCTACTGCCAATGGCCGACTGGTTTGGTGGGGACAACAAGGCCAAAGGCTATCAGATGGCGATGACCGTGCTGGCGTTGATTGGAACCTGCATGTTCCTGTTCTGCTTCACCACCGTGCGCGAGCGCGTGCGCCCGGCGGTACAGACCAACGACGAGCTGAAAAACGATCTGAAAGACGTGTGGAAGAACGACCAGTGGGTACGCATTCTGCTCCTGACCCTGTGCAATGTCTGCCCGGGCTTTATCCGCATGGCGGCCACCATGTATTACGTCACCTGGGTGATGGGCCAGAGCACCCACTTCGCCACGCTGTTTATCAGCCTGGGCGTAGTCGGCATGATGCTCGGCAGCGTGCTGGCAAAAGTGCTGACCGACCGCTGGTGTAAGCTGAAGGTCTTCTTCTGGACCAACATCGTGCTGGCGATGTTCTCCTGCGCCTTCTACTTCTTCGACCCGAAAGCCACCGTCACCATCGTGGTGCTCTACTTCCTGCTGAACATCCTGCACCAGATCCCGTCACCGCTGCACTGGTCGCTGATGGCCGACGTGGACGACTACGGCGAGTGGAAGACCGGTAAACGCATCACCGGGATCAGCTTCTCCGGCAACATCTTCTTCCTGAAGCTGGGGCTGGCGATTGCCGGGGCGATGGTCGGCTTCCTGCTCTCCTGGTACGGCTATGACGCGGGCGCAAAAGCGCAAAGCGCGGACGCCATTAATGGGATCGTGCTGCTGTTTACCGTTATTCCCGGCGTTGGATACTTGATTACCGCGGGCGTGGTGCGCCTGCTGAAAGTGGACCGCGAAACCATGAAGCAGATCCAGTCCGATCTGGAAAAACGCCGCAGCAACTATCGCGAGCTGAACGACTATCAGGAACTTAAAGCCGCTGAGACTAAATAA
- a CDS encoding glycoside hydrolase family 43 protein yields the protein MHNWPNPFIEQRADPYILRHEGQYYFIASVPQYDRLAIRRADTLEGLRDAEEIVVWRKPESGPMSQLIWAPELHHIDGKWYIYFAATHTQALDALGMFQHRMFAIECADGDPLTGAWVGKGQIKTPSDTFALDATTFVHQGKRWYLWAQKAPDITGNSNLYLCEMENPWTLKGEPVMLSKPEYDWERRGFWVNEGPAVLVHGDKLFISYSASATDENYCMGLLWIDLNADPQNPANWHKFPRPVFVTSYENRQFGPGHNSFTQTQEGEDVLVYHARNYTEIEGDPLYDPNRHTRLKLVRWNENGMPDFGIPPADTL from the coding sequence ATGCATAACTGGCCTAACCCGTTTATAGAACAACGCGCCGACCCGTACATTCTGCGTCATGAAGGGCAATATTATTTTATCGCCTCTGTGCCGCAGTACGACAGGCTAGCGATCCGCCGCGCCGACACGCTGGAAGGGCTACGCGACGCTGAAGAGATCGTTGTCTGGCGTAAACCCGAGAGCGGCCCGATGAGTCAGCTAATCTGGGCGCCGGAACTGCACCACATCGACGGGAAGTGGTACATCTATTTTGCCGCGACGCACACCCAGGCGCTCGACGCGCTCGGGATGTTCCAGCACCGTATGTTCGCCATTGAATGCGCGGACGGCGATCCGCTCACTGGCGCCTGGGTGGGAAAAGGGCAGATCAAAACGCCTTCCGACACCTTCGCCCTGGACGCCACCACCTTTGTTCATCAGGGGAAACGCTGGTATCTGTGGGCGCAAAAAGCACCGGATATCACCGGCAACTCCAATCTTTATCTGTGCGAAATGGAGAATCCCTGGACGCTGAAAGGCGAGCCGGTGATGCTCAGCAAGCCGGAGTATGACTGGGAGCGTCGTGGGTTCTGGGTTAACGAAGGCCCGGCGGTGCTGGTTCACGGCGATAAGCTGTTTATCAGCTATTCCGCCAGCGCCACCGACGAGAACTACTGCATGGGGCTACTGTGGATAGACCTGAATGCCGATCCGCAAAACCCGGCAAACTGGCACAAATTCCCGCGTCCAGTGTTCGTTACCAGCTATGAGAACCGCCAGTTCGGCCCGGGACACAACAGCTTTACGCAAACGCAGGAAGGGGAAGATGTGCTGGTGTATCACGCGCGCAATTACACCGAAATTGAGGGCGATCCGCTGTACGATCCGAATCGCCATACTCGCCTGAAGCTCGTCCGCTGGAATGAAAACGGGATGCCTGATTTCGGCATCCCGCCCGCGGATACGCTTTAG
- the ampE gene encoding beta-lactamase regulator AmpE has protein sequence MTLFTMLLVIIAERLFKLGEHWHLDHRLEVLFRRIKHFSMLRTLLMMAGVMVITFLLLRALYGLFFNVPLLVVWILLGVLCIGAGKVRLHYHAYLKAASRDDAHARGAMASELTMIHGVPPDCDEREFLRELQNALLWINFRYYLAPLFWFVVGGPWGPVLLMGYAFLRAWQTWLARYLTPHERLQSGIDAILHVLDWLPVRLVGVVYALIGHGEKALPAWFASLADRHTSQYQVLTRLAQFSLAREPHTDKIVTPKAAVSMAKKTSFVVVVIVALLTIYGTLV, from the coding sequence ATGACGTTGTTTACCATGCTGCTGGTTATCATCGCTGAACGCCTGTTCAAGCTCGGTGAGCACTGGCATCTGGATCACCGGCTGGAGGTGTTATTCCGCCGGATTAAGCACTTTTCTATGCTGCGCACGCTGCTGATGATGGCAGGGGTGATGGTCATTACGTTCCTGCTCCTGCGCGCGCTGTACGGACTCTTTTTCAACGTGCCGCTGCTGGTGGTGTGGATCCTGCTTGGGGTGCTGTGCATTGGTGCGGGCAAGGTGCGTTTGCACTATCACGCATACCTGAAAGCCGCCTCCCGTGACGATGCCCATGCGCGCGGTGCCATGGCGAGCGAACTGACCATGATCCACGGCGTGCCGCCGGACTGCGACGAACGCGAATTTCTGCGCGAGCTGCAAAACGCGCTGCTGTGGATTAACTTCCGTTACTACCTGGCACCGCTGTTCTGGTTCGTGGTGGGCGGCCCGTGGGGGCCGGTACTGCTGATGGGGTATGCATTCCTGCGCGCCTGGCAGACCTGGCTTGCCCGTTATCTGACGCCGCATGAACGCCTGCAGTCAGGCATTGATGCCATCCTGCACGTGCTCGACTGGCTTCCGGTGCGTCTGGTGGGCGTGGTGTACGCGTTAATTGGTCACGGTGAAAAAGCGCTGCCCGCATGGTTCGCGTCTCTTGCCGATCGCCATACGTCGCAGTACCAGGTGCTAACGCGTCTGGCGCAGTTCTCGCTGGCGCGTGAGCCGCATACCGACAAGATTGTAACGCCGAAAGCGGCTGTCTCCATGGCGAAGAAAACGTCGTTTGTGGTGGTGGTGATCGTGGCACTGCTGACGATTTACGGCACGCTGGTGTAG
- the ampD gene encoding 1,6-anhydro-N-acetylmuramyl-L-alanine amidase AmpD, translated as MLLENGWLVDARHVPSPHHDCRPEDEKPTLLVVHNISLPPGEFGGPWIDALFTGTIDPDAHPFFAEIAHLRVSAHCLIRRDGEVVQYVPFDKRAWHAGVSMYHGRERCNDFSIGIELEGTDTTPYTDSQYQQLAAVTRTLIGLYPAIADNITGHSDIAPERKTDPGPAFDWPRFRAMLTASSE; from the coding sequence ATGTTGTTAGAAAACGGATGGCTGGTGGATGCGCGGCACGTGCCCTCGCCGCACCACGATTGCCGCCCGGAGGATGAAAAGCCCACACTGCTGGTGGTTCATAATATTAGTCTCCCGCCGGGTGAATTTGGCGGCCCGTGGATCGATGCGTTATTCACAGGAACGATTGATCCCGATGCTCATCCTTTCTTTGCTGAAATTGCACATCTGCGCGTATCGGCTCACTGCCTGATTCGTCGCGATGGTGAAGTGGTTCAGTATGTTCCCTTTGATAAGCGCGCCTGGCATGCCGGGGTGTCGATGTATCACGGGCGCGAACGGTGCAACGATTTTTCCATCGGGATTGAATTGGAAGGCACGGATACGACGCCCTACACCGATTCACAGTATCAACAGCTGGCGGCTGTAACCCGCACGCTTATTGGACTCTACCCGGCTATCGCCGACAATATCACGGGACACAGTGATATCGCCCCGGAGAGAAAAACCGATCCCGGTCCGGCCTTTGACTGGCCCCGGTTTCGCGCCATGCTCACCGCGTCGTCAGAATAA
- the nadC gene encoding carboxylating nicotinate-nucleotide diphosphorylase: MPPRRYNPDHRREALLERINMDIPASVSHALKEDLGGDVNADKDITAQLLPKETRSHAVIITREDGVFCGKRWVEEVFTQLAGDDVQVTWHVEDGDAVTANQPLFELDGPSRVLLTGERTALNFVQTLSGVASEVRRYVDLLAGTRTQLLDTRKTLPGLRTALKYAVLCGGGANHRLGLSDAFLIKENHIIASGSVRQAVEKAFWLHPDVPVEVEVESLEELEQAIKAGADIIMLDNFETEQMREAVKLTNGRAQLEVSGNVTFETIREFAETGVDYISVGALTKHVRALDLSMRFK, encoded by the coding sequence ATGCCGCCTCGCCGCTACAACCCCGACCACCGACGTGAAGCGCTTCTGGAACGTATTAATATGGATATTCCGGCAAGCGTCTCCCATGCTTTGAAAGAAGATCTGGGCGGTGACGTTAACGCTGATAAGGATATTACCGCACAATTATTGCCAAAAGAGACACGCTCCCACGCGGTTATTATCACCCGTGAAGACGGCGTCTTTTGCGGCAAGCGTTGGGTTGAAGAGGTCTTTACCCAGCTGGCAGGCGATGATGTGCAGGTGACCTGGCACGTTGAAGACGGCGACGCAGTCACGGCCAACCAGCCGCTGTTCGAACTGGACGGTCCTTCCCGCGTCTTGCTGACCGGCGAACGTACCGCGCTCAATTTTGTACAAACGCTCTCAGGCGTGGCCAGTGAAGTGCGTCGCTACGTTGACCTGCTGGCCGGTACCCGAACCCAGCTGCTGGATACCCGCAAAACGCTGCCGGGCCTGCGCACCGCGCTGAAGTATGCCGTGCTCTGCGGCGGCGGCGCAAACCATCGCCTGGGCTTATCCGACGCCTTCCTGATTAAAGAGAACCACATTATTGCCTCTGGCTCCGTGCGTCAGGCGGTTGAGAAAGCCTTCTGGCTGCACCCGGACGTGCCTGTTGAGGTGGAAGTCGAAAGCCTGGAAGAGCTGGAGCAGGCGATTAAGGCCGGGGCCGATATCATCATGCTCGATAACTTCGAAACAGAGCAAATGCGCGAGGCGGTAAAACTGACAAACGGCCGGGCCCAGCTTGAAGTGTCCGGGAACGTCACTTTCGAAACGATCCGTGAATTCGCCGAAACCGGCGTGGATTACATCTCCGTCGGCGCGCTGACCAAACACGTTCGCGCTCTCGACCTCTCAATGCGCTTCAAATAA
- the ppdD gene encoding prepilin peptidase-dependent pilin, whose translation MDRQQGFTLIELMVVIGIIAILSAIGVPAYQNYMRKAALTDMLQTFVPYRTAIELCALDHGGVESCDAGSNGIPSPTTTRYVSGMSVAKGIVTLTGQESLNGLTVTMTPRWSDGNGMTGWTRDCSIGADSPLKQACEDVFRFDNN comes from the coding sequence ATGGACAGACAACAAGGTTTCACACTCATTGAGCTGATGGTGGTCATTGGCATCATTGCGATTCTGAGCGCCATCGGCGTTCCCGCCTATCAAAACTACATGCGCAAGGCGGCGCTGACCGATATGCTGCAAACCTTCGTTCCCTACCGCACGGCCATCGAGCTTTGCGCGCTGGATCACGGTGGCGTGGAGAGCTGCGATGCCGGCAGTAACGGTATCCCTTCCCCCACCACGACACGCTACGTTTCAGGAATGAGCGTGGCGAAAGGGATCGTGACCTTAACAGGACAGGAGAGTCTTAACGGGCTGACGGTAACCATGACGCCACGGTGGAGCGACGGCAACGGTATGACGGGCTGGACGCGCGACTGCAGCATCGGTGCTGACAGCCCCCTGAAACAGGCCTGCGAAGACGTTTTCCGCTTCGACAACAACTGA
- the gspE gene encoding type II secretion system protein GspE — MNTEQLVALCLRHHALLLTSDSDMVSIAVVGSPAAELMEALRFATQKRIDIECWSAERMEKHRQLTSQSHLPVVSQTHSTVDILNHTLQQAVNQRASDIHIEPMEHACQIRLRIDGVLCPQPPLSASLASLFSARLKVLGNLDIAERRLPQDGQFTIELANAPVSFRIATLPCSGGEKIVLRLLHQVQQALEPNALGMSAEQLACFNGALHQPQGLILVTGPTGSGKTVTLYSALQARNTPDVNICSVEDPIEIPLAGLNQTQINPRAGLTFQSVLRALLRQDPDIIMVGEIRDGETADIAINAAQTGHLVLSTLHTNSTTETLVRLEQMGVARWMISSALSMVIAQRLVRRLCPHCRREASEHAELPRAVWSRPLPRWQPIGCDRCYHGFYGRVAIFEVLAIDNALRQAIASGAGTEVIEASARQAGMISLFEHGCMAVEQGLTTLEELVRVLGMPDGC; from the coding sequence ATGAATACCGAACAACTCGTGGCGCTTTGCCTGCGCCATCACGCTCTGCTGCTCACCAGCGACAGTGACATGGTCAGCATCGCCGTCGTGGGCAGCCCCGCGGCTGAACTGATGGAGGCGCTGCGCTTCGCGACCCAGAAACGGATTGATATTGAGTGCTGGAGCGCCGAGCGCATGGAAAAACACCGGCAGCTAACGTCACAATCGCATCTGCCCGTTGTTTCACAAACGCACTCAACGGTGGATATTCTCAACCACACGCTGCAGCAGGCAGTCAACCAGCGCGCCTCCGACATTCATATCGAACCGATGGAGCACGCGTGCCAGATCCGTTTACGCATCGACGGGGTTCTTTGCCCCCAGCCTCCGCTTTCCGCCTCGCTGGCAAGCCTGTTCAGCGCACGTTTAAAAGTGCTGGGTAACCTGGATATTGCAGAACGTCGTTTGCCTCAGGACGGTCAGTTTACGATTGAGCTGGCAAACGCGCCGGTCTCGTTTCGAATCGCGACGCTTCCCTGCAGCGGCGGCGAGAAAATTGTGCTGCGTCTCCTGCATCAGGTTCAGCAGGCCCTTGAGCCAAACGCGCTTGGCATGAGTGCTGAACAGCTGGCCTGTTTTAATGGGGCCCTCCACCAGCCGCAGGGGCTGATTCTGGTCACCGGCCCTACCGGCAGCGGTAAAACCGTGACGCTGTATAGCGCACTGCAGGCGCGTAACACCCCTGACGTCAACATCTGTAGCGTGGAGGATCCCATTGAGATCCCCCTTGCGGGATTAAACCAGACGCAGATTAATCCCCGGGCGGGCTTAACATTCCAGAGCGTGCTGCGGGCGCTGCTGCGTCAGGATCCAGACATCATTATGGTCGGCGAAATCCGTGACGGTGAAACGGCAGACATTGCCATTAATGCCGCCCAGACCGGGCATCTGGTGCTGTCAACGCTGCACACCAACTCGACGACGGAAACCCTGGTTCGCCTGGAGCAGATGGGCGTCGCCCGCTGGATGATATCTTCCGCGCTGTCGATGGTGATTGCCCAGCGTCTGGTCCGGCGTCTGTGCCCACATTGTCGTCGGGAAGCCAGCGAGCATGCTGAACTACCGCGCGCCGTATGGTCCAGACCGCTTCCTCGCTGGCAGCCCATCGGCTGCGATCGTTGCTATCACGGTTTTTATGGCCGCGTGGCCATTTTTGAAGTACTCGCGATCGACAATGCCCTGCGGCAGGCCATTGCCAGCGGGGCGGGAACAGAAGTGATAGAGGCGAGCGCCCGGCAGGCGGGAATGATTTCTCTTTTCGAGCACGGCTGCATGGCCGTCGAACAAGGGCTGACCACGCTCGAAGAGCTGGTGCGCGTCCTGGGCATGCCCGATGGCTGCTAA
- the hofC gene encoding protein transport protein HofC — translation MAANRLWRWRALTQEGEPRSGTLWATDRNAAFTRLMRSNLHPLALTRCAQRHRWRPHHCYEMFRQLATLLQAGLTLSHSLQMLAEQHPLKPWQALLQSIADELSEGAPFSESLKKWPAVFSPLHVSMVKTGELTGKLEECCRQLAQQQKAQQQLSAKVKKALRYPAIVLTLAVLVVLAMVTLVLPEFAAIYKTFNTPLPLLTQMVMGMAAFMQSYALALFAALLAPLATAWALRQNPRLQRMLMHTPVLGALAKGQKLGHIFTVLSLTQQAGIPFLQGLESAEETVESRYWRGILRSVREDIEKGLPVWSSFQKAAIFTPLCIQLLRTGEMSGALDIMLANLARHHTEQTFQRADNLAALLEPVLLIVTGVIIGTLVVAMYLPIFHLGDAMSAG, via the coding sequence ATGGCTGCTAATCGGCTCTGGCGCTGGCGAGCGCTCACCCAGGAAGGAGAACCCCGAAGCGGAACGCTCTGGGCCACAGACCGCAATGCCGCCTTCACCAGGCTGATGCGCAGCAACCTCCATCCTCTGGCGTTGACCCGATGCGCTCAGCGACACCGCTGGCGGCCACATCACTGCTACGAGATGTTTCGCCAGCTCGCTACGCTTCTGCAGGCCGGGCTGACATTGTCCCACAGCCTGCAGATGCTGGCAGAGCAGCATCCGTTAAAACCGTGGCAGGCGCTGCTGCAAAGCATTGCCGATGAGCTCAGTGAGGGAGCCCCCTTTTCTGAGTCGCTAAAAAAGTGGCCAGCCGTTTTTAGCCCACTGCATGTCTCGATGGTGAAAACCGGTGAGCTCACAGGAAAGCTGGAGGAGTGCTGCCGTCAGCTCGCGCAGCAGCAAAAAGCGCAGCAGCAGCTCAGTGCGAAAGTGAAAAAGGCGCTGCGCTACCCGGCGATCGTCCTGACGCTGGCCGTGCTCGTGGTGCTTGCGATGGTCACCCTGGTATTGCCCGAGTTTGCCGCGATCTACAAAACGTTTAACACTCCGCTTCCGCTGCTGACGCAAATGGTCATGGGGATGGCCGCATTTATGCAGTCATATGCCCTTGCGTTGTTCGCCGCGTTATTAGCGCCCTTAGCCACCGCCTGGGCTCTGCGGCAGAACCCTCGCTTGCAGCGCATGCTAATGCACACTCCCGTGTTGGGCGCACTGGCAAAAGGTCAAAAACTGGGGCACATCTTTACCGTACTGTCGCTCACGCAGCAGGCCGGTATCCCCTTTTTACAGGGACTGGAGAGTGCGGAGGAGACCGTTGAAAGTCGCTACTGGCGGGGAATACTGCGCAGCGTTCGGGAGGACATTGAAAAAGGCCTTCCCGTCTGGTCATCCTTTCAGAAAGCGGCCATCTTTACCCCGCTGTGTATTCAGCTTTTACGCACCGGCGAAATGTCAGGTGCGCTGGACATCATGCTGGCAAACCTCGCCCGACACCACACGGAACAAACCTTTCAACGGGCAGATAATCTGGCGGCACTTCTCGAGCCGGTGCTTCTGATTGTGACAGGGGTCATCATCGGCACGCTGGTGGTGGCAATGTACCTGCCGATTTTCCATCTGGGAGATGCGATGAGCGCGGGCTAG
- a CDS encoding GMP reductase, producing the protein MRIEEDLKLGFKDVLIRPKRSTLKSRSDVELERQFTFKHSGQTWSGVPIIAANMDTVGTFEMATALAQFDILTAVHKHYSPEEWNAFVASASADVVKHVMVSTGTSDADFEKTKQILNANPALNFVCIDVANGYSEHFVQFVSKAREAWPTKTIIAGNVVTGEMCEELILSGADIVKVGIGPGSVCTTRVKTGVGYPQLSAVIECADAAHGLGGQIISDGGCTMPGDVAKAFGGGADFVMLGGMLAGHEESGGTVVEENGEKFMLFYGMSSESAMTRHVGGVAKYRAAEGKTVKLPLRGPVEHTARDILGGLRSACTYVGASRLKELTKRTTFIRVQEQENRVFNSL; encoded by the coding sequence ATGCGTATCGAAGAAGATCTGAAGTTAGGTTTCAAAGACGTTCTTATCCGCCCTAAACGCTCTACACTGAAAAGTCGCTCAGACGTTGAACTCGAACGTCAATTCACCTTTAAGCATTCCGGTCAGACCTGGTCTGGCGTGCCGATCATCGCTGCCAACATGGATACTGTGGGAACCTTTGAGATGGCAACCGCCCTGGCACAGTTCGACATTCTCACCGCCGTTCACAAACATTACAGCCCTGAAGAGTGGAATGCGTTTGTTGCGTCCGCGTCTGCTGACGTGGTGAAACATGTGATGGTCTCCACTGGTACCTCCGATGCGGATTTCGAGAAGACCAAACAGATCCTGAACGCTAACCCGGCGCTCAACTTCGTCTGTATTGACGTGGCGAACGGTTACTCCGAGCACTTTGTGCAGTTCGTCAGCAAGGCGCGCGAGGCCTGGCCGACGAAAACCATCATCGCGGGCAACGTGGTGACCGGTGAAATGTGTGAAGAGCTGATCCTTTCCGGCGCAGACATCGTGAAAGTGGGTATTGGCCCTGGCTCCGTGTGCACAACACGCGTCAAAACCGGCGTCGGTTATCCGCAGCTTTCCGCAGTCATTGAATGTGCCGATGCAGCGCATGGTCTGGGCGGCCAGATCATCAGCGATGGCGGCTGTACCATGCCGGGCGACGTTGCGAAAGCCTTCGGCGGCGGCGCGGACTTCGTGATGCTCGGCGGTATGCTGGCAGGCCACGAAGAGAGCGGTGGTACCGTTGTTGAAGAGAACGGCGAGAAATTTATGCTGTTCTACGGCATGAGCTCTGAATCCGCGATGACCCGTCACGTCGGTGGCGTGGCAAAATACCGTGCGGCTGAAGGCAAAACCGTTAAGCTGCCTCTGCGCGGCCCGGTTGAACACACCGCGCGCGATATCCTCGGCGGCCTGCGCTCGGCCTGCACCTACGTTGGGGCATCCCGCCTGAAAGAGCTGACGAAACGTACAACGTTTATTCGCGTTCAGGAACAGGAAAACCGCGTATTCAATAGCCTGTAA
- the coaE gene encoding dephospho-CoA kinase (Dephospho-CoA kinase (CoaE) performs the final step in coenzyme A biosynthesis.) — MGYIVALTGGIGSGKSTVADAFSRLGITIIDADIIARQVVEPNTPALKAIAEHFGQAIINADGTLNRRQLRECIFSDSAEKAWLNALLHPIIHQETQRQIAAARSPYVLWVVPLLVENQLHMKADRVLVIDVSPETQIQRTMTRDRVSREHAEHILAAQATRAQRLAVADDVIDNNGAPDAIASDVARLHAQYLTFAAQAVAQEKP, encoded by the coding sequence ATGGGGTATATCGTCGCATTAACCGGCGGCATCGGTAGTGGCAAAAGTACCGTTGCGGACGCGTTCTCACGTTTGGGTATCACGATTATTGATGCCGATATCATTGCCCGCCAGGTGGTAGAGCCCAATACACCCGCGCTAAAGGCTATCGCAGAACATTTTGGTCAGGCCATCATCAATGCCGATGGCACATTGAACCGCCGTCAGCTTCGCGAATGCATTTTTTCCGATTCTGCGGAAAAAGCCTGGCTTAATGCCCTGCTCCACCCCATCATCCACCAGGAAACTCAGCGTCAGATAGCCGCAGCCCGCTCGCCCTATGTCCTGTGGGTGGTTCCGCTACTGGTTGAAAATCAGCTGCATATGAAAGCCGATCGGGTGCTGGTGATTGATGTCTCTCCCGAAACGCAAATTCAGCGAACCATGACGCGCGATCGCGTTTCGCGGGAGCATGCTGAACACATTCTTGCCGCTCAGGCTACGCGCGCTCAGCGCCTTGCCGTGGCGGATGATGTCATTGATAATAACGGCGCACCAGATGCCATTGCATCGGATGTTGCCCGTCTGCACGCGCAGTATCTGACGTTCGCCGCGCAGGCCGTTGCACAGGAAAAACCATAA
- the zapD gene encoding cell division protein ZapD — protein sequence MSTHILFEHPLNEKMRTWLRIEFLIQQLSQHLPVNDHATALHFFRNVGDLLDVIERGDVRTELLKELERQQRKLQAWTEVPGVDQSRIDALRQQLKSSSAVLMAAPRVGQFLREDRLIGLVRQRLSIPGGCCSFDLPTLHMWLHMPQAQRDAQVNSWLASLEPMHQTLSLILDLIRNSAPFRKQTSLNGFFQDNGDDADLLRLNLSLGEQLYPQISGHKSRFAIRFMPLDSENGTVPERLDFELACC from the coding sequence ATGTCGACACACATCCTTTTTGAGCATCCGCTCAACGAAAAAATGCGCACCTGGCTGCGCATCGAATTTCTTATTCAACAACTTTCACAACATCTGCCTGTTAACGATCATGCCACGGCGCTGCACTTCTTCCGCAACGTAGGCGATCTGCTGGATGTGATTGAACGCGGCGATGTCCGCACAGAATTACTCAAAGAGCTGGAGCGCCAGCAGCGTAAATTGCAGGCATGGACAGAAGTTCCCGGCGTAGACCAGAGCCGTATCGACGCGCTCCGCCAGCAGTTGAAAAGCAGTAGTGCCGTCCTGATGGCCGCGCCGCGCGTCGGGCAGTTTTTGCGTGAAGACCGCCTGATTGGCCTGGTGCGCCAGCGCCTGAGCATCCCTGGCGGCTGCTGTAGCTTCGACCTGCCGACGCTGCACATGTGGCTACATATGCCACAGGCGCAGCGTGACGCGCAGGTGAACAGCTGGCTGGCAAGCCTGGAGCCAATGCACCAGACGCTGTCGCTGATCCTCGATCTGATCCGTAACTCTGCGCCGTTCCGCAAGCAAACCAGCCTGAATGGTTTCTTCCAGGATAACGGTGATGATGCCGATCTTCTGCGTCTCAATCTGTCTCTCGGCGAACAGCTTTACCCGCAGATTTCCGGGCATAAGAGCCGCTTTGCGATTCGCTTTATGCCGCTGGACAGCGAAAATGGCACCGTGCCGGAACGTCTCGATTTTGAACTGGCCTGTTGTTAA
- the yacG gene encoding DNA gyrase inhibitor YacG, with protein sequence MSDVTTVSCPTCGKTVVWGEVSPFRPFCCKRCQLIDLGEWAAEEKRIPSEGDLSDSDDWSETQQ encoded by the coding sequence ATGTCTGATGTCACCACCGTAAGCTGCCCAACCTGTGGCAAAACCGTTGTCTGGGGCGAAGTGAGTCCGTTCCGCCCATTCTGCTGCAAACGCTGTCAGCTTATTGACCTGGGCGAATGGGCGGCGGAAGAGAAACGCATTCCAAGCGAAGGCGATCTCTCGGACAGCGATGACTGGAGTGAAACCCAGCAGTAA